Part of the Caulifigura coniformis genome, CCGCGCAACCACCCACGGTGGGGTAGGCCGAAGGTCGTCAAGCACTCAGAACAGAGCCCGGAGGGAGGCCGGAACGTGTCACACATGTCACAGGTGTCACACCAGCAGGATTTCCAGCGATTCAGGCCCGTTTCCATGTGTGACGCCGCTGTCACACATGTCACAGGTCGCCACGCCGCGGAACGGGCTGTTGGGACTGTTTCGCGGTCCTGAGAAAGGCCCCGGAGCCCGTTCGCTATCGCTGGACAGCCCGGCATTCCCCTGCGACAGTCATGCCCACGGTTTCCGGAACCCCTTCACCACAGTGGCTTTTCCGTCGTGACCATCAACGAGATCGCCGTTGCTCTTTCCGATCGATTTGGGGATCGGATCAAAGACCTCAACAACGAGGCGACCGACCCCTGGGTCGAAGTGGCTGCGGAGGGGTGGGATGAAGTCGCCCTGTTTCTTCGCGACGACGAGCGGCTGAAGCTGGATTCTCTGTGCGATCTGACCGCAGTCGACTACTGCGAGCCCGACCCGAAAAAACAGGCGAAATTCGGCCACGACGAGCACCTGGAAGTCGTGTTCCACCTGTACAGCTTCGTGCACAGGCATCGCGCGACGATCAAGGTGAAGCTGCCGCGGTGGAAGGACGGCGTCGTCGGCGAATTGCCGGCCTGTCCCAGTGTGGCGCACGTCTGGGCCATCGCCGACTGGCACGAGCGGGAAGCTTACGACCTGCTCGGAATCGACTTCACCGGGCACCCCAACCTGCAGCGGATCCTGTGCGTCGAAGACTGGGTCGGGCATCCGCTCCGGAAGGATTACGAGTTCCCGAAGGAGTACCACGGGATCAGAAACTAGAAGCGGCCGACAGGCACTCCCCATCGACGGCCCGGGCAGGCGAGACCTGACGGGCCGACACCGACGACCTCGAACATCAATTGCGAATGTCCAGCACGCTCCAAGACCCTCGCGTCATCGAATTCGACGTCCGCACGGACGAGATGCTCGTCAACATGGGCCCTCAGCACCCCAGCACCCATGGTGTGCTGCGGCTCCTGCTGAAAACGGACGGCGAAGTCGTTCACGAAACGACGCCGCACATCGGCTACCTGCATCGCTGCGCCGAAAAGATCGGCGAGAACCTCACCGGCCCGCAGTGGATCCCCTACTCGGACCGCATGGATTATCTCGCGGCGATGAACATGAACCTCGGCATGGCGCTGACGTTCGAGAAGCTGCTGAAAATCGAAGTTCCGGAAAAGGCGATGACGCTGCGGCTCATCATCGCCGAGCTCAACCGCATCGCCAGCCACCTGGTCGGCATGGGCGCCTATGGGCTCGATCTCGGGTCGTTCAGCCCGTTCCTGTACGCGTTCCGCGAACGCGAGATCGTTCTCGACCTGTTCGAGGAACTCTGCGGAGCCCGGCTGACCTACAGCTACATCACCATCGGCGGCGCCACGCACGATATCCCCAAGGTCATCCCCATCCCGC contains:
- a CDS encoding NADH-quinone oxidoreductase subunit C, whose protein sequence is MTINEIAVALSDRFGDRIKDLNNEATDPWVEVAAEGWDEVALFLRDDERLKLDSLCDLTAVDYCEPDPKKQAKFGHDEHLEVVFHLYSFVHRHRATIKVKLPRWKDGVVGELPACPSVAHVWAIADWHEREAYDLLGIDFTGHPNLQRILCVEDWVGHPLRKDYEFPKEYHGIRN